A window from Verrucomicrobiia bacterium encodes these proteins:
- a CDS encoding mandelate racemase has protein sequence MTLLPNLVVATSIEKVEVAAYQIPTDFPESDGTLKWNATTLILVTITAGGERGLGYTYGNVATAKVIQDHLISLVIDQDVNEIPAIWCSLIRQVRNDGTKGISAMAISAIDIALWDLKAKLLNLPLVHLLGQIRKNISIYGSGGFTSYSLKQLEQQLSCWIAQGISCVKMKVGRYPEKDKERVATARHVIGPKPRLFVDANNAYQQKEALHFLRIFSNYDISWMEQPLSHDNFSGMRWLRDQVPEIEIAEGEYGYELSYFRQLLESQAVDVVMADVTRCLGITGFLKINALCEAYHSPLSCHCAPSLHVHLGCALPQIQHIEYFHDHSRIEHMLFDGVLDPVGGTLTPDLSQPGLGLTFKHTDAIQYAISS, from the coding sequence ATGACACTTTTACCCAATCTTGTTGTTGCAACTTCCATCGAAAAAGTTGAAGTGGCCGCTTACCAAATTCCCACGGATTTTCCGGAATCAGATGGAACTTTAAAATGGAACGCCACAACCCTAATTTTAGTTACTATCACAGCAGGCGGGGAAAGGGGTTTGGGCTATACCTATGGCAATGTTGCTACGGCTAAAGTCATTCAAGACCATCTCATTTCATTGGTGATAGATCAAGATGTGAATGAAATTCCTGCGATTTGGTGTTCCTTAATTAGGCAAGTCAGAAATGATGGAACGAAAGGCATCAGCGCTATGGCAATATCCGCCATCGACATTGCGCTGTGGGATTTAAAAGCTAAATTGTTGAATCTGCCACTTGTTCATCTTTTAGGACAAATTCGAAAAAATATTTCTATTTATGGCAGCGGTGGATTCACTTCCTATTCGCTGAAACAACTCGAACAACAGCTTTCTTGCTGGATTGCGCAAGGCATCTCTTGCGTTAAAATGAAAGTGGGACGCTATCCGGAAAAGGATAAAGAACGCGTGGCCACGGCGCGTCATGTGATCGGACCCAAACCGCGATTATTCGTCGATGCCAATAACGCTTATCAGCAAAAAGAGGCATTACATTTTTTGCGCATTTTTTCGAACTATGATATTTCTTGGATGGAACAACCCTTATCGCATGACAACTTTTCTGGAATGCGTTGGTTGCGCGATCAAGTACCTGAAATTGAAATTGCAGAAGGAGAATACGGCTATGAATTATCATATTTTCGGCAACTTCTCGAATCTCAAGCGGTTGATGTCGTGATGGCCGATGTGACTCGTTGCTTAGGCATTACAGGTTTTTTAAAAATTAACGCGCTTTGCGAAGCTTATCATTCTCCCCTTTCCTGCCATTGCGCTCCCTCTTTGCACGTGCACTTAGGATGTGCTTTACCCCAGATTCAACACATTGAATATTTTCACGATCACTCTCGCATTGAACATATGTTATTTGATGGAGTGCTCGATCCCGTAGGTGGCACGTTAACCCCCGATCTTTCTCAACCCGGATTGGGTTTAACATTTA
- a CDS encoding pyruvate oxidase, with translation MTMTAADVLIETLIEWDVDVIFGLPGDGINGIMESLRKQQDRIRFIQVRHEEAAAFMACGYAKYTGKLGVCLATSGPGGIHLLNGLYDAKLDGQPVLAITGHHYHDLIDTHAQQDVDLDRVYMDVSVYNTRIMGPEHVENVAHLACRTALGRRGVAHLNFPVDIQSSPLKKSERSKRNIPKHNTNVFASRMGLPTEEDLQSAAEILNDSKKIAILAGRGALKATQELITLAEKLGAPIIKALLGKACVPDDSPYTTGGIGLLGTKPSQEAIEECDCLLMVGTSFPYLEFLPKPGSARGIQIDINPTRIGLRYPVEVGLVGDARMTLKQLLPKLGNSRSKKFLEKAQDGMQKWWEMMEEQGTRMDRPMKPQVVAWELSKRLNNNAIISSDSGTIATWFARQIKVKQGQMHSLSGTLATMANGLPYTIAAQIAYPDRQCIAFVGDGGFSMLMAELTTAVKYQLPIRVVIIKNNTLGQIKWEQMVFLGNPEYGCELHPIDFAMYARACGATGFTIEDPKQCGTILDQALATPGPAVIEAVVDPFEPPMPAKAEPKQAIKFAEALARGEPHRMKIATTILEDKVRELV, from the coding sequence TGAATGGGATGTGGATGTTATCTTTGGACTGCCAGGTGATGGAATTAATGGCATTATGGAATCGCTACGAAAGCAACAAGATCGCATTCGCTTTATTCAAGTGCGACATGAAGAAGCAGCCGCCTTTATGGCGTGCGGTTACGCAAAATACACGGGAAAACTTGGCGTTTGTTTAGCAACATCAGGCCCAGGGGGCATTCATCTGCTCAATGGTTTATATGATGCCAAACTTGATGGACAACCTGTACTCGCTATTACTGGACATCATTACCATGATTTGATCGATACCCATGCGCAACAAGATGTGGATCTCGATCGAGTCTATATGGATGTTTCGGTTTATAACACACGCATCATGGGACCAGAACATGTTGAAAATGTTGCTCATCTTGCTTGTCGCACCGCATTAGGCCGCCGCGGTGTGGCTCATCTTAATTTTCCTGTGGATATTCAATCATCGCCATTAAAAAAATCAGAACGTTCAAAACGAAATATCCCTAAACATAACACAAACGTATTCGCTAGCCGCATGGGATTGCCTACTGAAGAGGATTTACAATCGGCAGCGGAAATCTTGAATGATTCCAAAAAAATTGCCATTTTAGCAGGTCGCGGCGCTTTAAAAGCAACGCAAGAACTTATCACCTTAGCGGAAAAATTAGGCGCACCCATTATCAAAGCGCTCCTCGGCAAAGCCTGTGTTCCCGATGACAGCCCTTACACAACCGGCGGCATTGGATTATTGGGAACCAAACCGTCGCAAGAAGCAATAGAAGAATGCGATTGTCTTTTAATGGTGGGCACTTCCTTTCCTTATTTGGAATTCTTACCCAAACCCGGAAGCGCTAGAGGAATCCAAATCGATATTAATCCGACCCGAATCGGTTTGCGCTATCCTGTCGAAGTAGGATTAGTGGGCGATGCGCGAATGACACTAAAGCAGCTCTTGCCAAAACTCGGCAATAGTCGAAGTAAAAAATTTTTAGAAAAAGCTCAGGACGGCATGCAAAAATGGTGGGAAATGATGGAAGAACAAGGCACACGCATGGATCGACCAATGAAACCACAAGTAGTCGCCTGGGAATTAAGTAAGCGGCTTAATAACAATGCCATTATTTCTTCGGACAGTGGGACAATTGCAACTTGGTTCGCACGTCAAATCAAAGTCAAACAAGGTCAAATGCACTCACTCTCTGGCACTTTGGCGACGATGGCCAACGGTTTGCCTTACACCATCGCAGCGCAAATTGCTTATCCCGATCGACAGTGTATTGCGTTCGTGGGCGATGGCGGTTTTTCCATGCTCATGGCAGAATTAACTACGGCAGTAAAATATCAGCTCCCCATTAGAGTAGTCATTATCAAAAACAACACTTTAGGCCAAATCAAATGGGAACAAATGGTGTTTTTAGGCAATCCGGAATATGGGTGCGAACTTCATCCCATTGATTTTGCAATGTATGCCCGAGCCTGTGGTGCAACTGGTTTTACTATCGAAGATCCGAAACAATGTGGAACGATTCTTGATCAAGCTTTAGCCACGCCTGGACCTGCAGTGATCGAAGCCGTAGTCGATCCTTTTGAACCTCCTATGCCCGCGAAGGCCGAACCGAAACAAGCTATTAAATTTGCGGAAGCATTAGCCCGCGGGGAACCTCACCGCATGAAAATAGCGACAACCATTTTGGAAGATAAAGTGCGTGAACTGGTTTAA